GAAAGGTGAGATTAGATCCATCATTGGACCAAACGGTGCTGGAAAGACAACCTTGTTTAATTTGATTTCAGGAATCTATCGGCCAGATGCAGGAGAGATCCTAT
Above is a genomic segment from Actinomycetota bacterium containing:
- a CDS encoding ATP-binding cassette domain-containing protein, which codes for MPLLEFRGIKKRFGGNVVLDSIDLKVKKGEIRSIIGPNGAGKTTLFNLISGIYRPDAGEIL